The sequence TATTTAAATTCTCGTCCGATGGCAAGGATAGCAAAGCCTCTAAATGAAATGGGGGCAAAGATAGATGGCGCAAATAACGCAAACAACGCTCCTCTTTGCATAAGAGGGACGAGATTTGAAAGGTTTAGTTTTGAGAGCAAGATCGCCTCAGCTCAGGTAAAAAGTGCGCTTTTGCTGGCGGCTCTTTACTCAAATGGCTGCAAATTTAGCGAGCCAGAGCTAAGCAGAGACCACACTGAGCGCATGCTTGCTGGCATGGGAGCTGATATAAAGCGTGACGGCTTAGAGATCACTCTGGAGCCTATGAAAGCCCCACTTGCGCCACTTGATATAGACGTGCCAAATGACCCAAGCTCAGCATTTTTCTTTGCGGTTGCAGCTTTAATTATCCCAAATTCGCATATTATTTTAAAAAATATCTTGCTAAATAAAACTCGCATCGAAGCTTACAAAGTTTTAGAAAAAATGGGCGCTGAGATAAAATTTCACAAAACCTCAAGTAAATATGAAGATATCGGCGATATTGAGGTTAGATACTCGCCAAATTTAAAAGGCGTAGAGGTTAGCGAAAATATCTCGTGGCTCATCGACGAAGCCCCAGCTTTAGCCATCGCATTTGCCTGCGCAAAGGGTCAAAGCAAGCTAACAAATGCAAAAGAGCTTCGCGTAAAAGAGAGCGACAGGATAGCTGTCACGATAAATGCGCTAAAGCAGTGCGGCATAGGTGCTAGCGAGCTCGAAGATGGCTTTATCATAATTGGCTCTGAGACTAAATTTGCCACGATAGATAGCCACGGAGATCACAGGATCGCCATGAGCTTTGCCATACTTGGGCTAAAATGTGGCATGCAGATAGAAAAGAGCGAATTTATCGCCACTTCGTTTCCAAATTTTGCTGAAATTTTAAAGAAAATGGGAGCTAAGGTTGAAGATCGAGCTTGCTAGTAGTTATGGTTTTTGCTTTGGCGTAAAAAGAGCGATAAAGATAGCTGAAAATGCTGGAGATGCCGCAACTATCGGTCCGCTCATCCATAACAATGAAGAGATAAATAGGCTTGAGAAAAACTACAATGTAAAGACGCTTGAGGGCATAGATGAGCTAAAAGATGAGAAAAAGGCGATCATTCGCACTCATGGCATCACTAAAAACGACCTTGCAGAGCTAAAAAAAACCGATATAAAAGTGATCGATGCAACTTGTCCGTTTGTGACAAAGCCACAACAAATTTGCGAAAAAATGAGCGAAGAGGGCTATGATGTAGTGATCTTTGGCGACATGCATCACCCAGAGGTAAAAGGAGTGAAGTCGTATGCCAAGGGCAATGTCTATGTCGTGCTTGAAGAGAGTGAGTTAGAGGGCATTAAATTTAAACAAAAGGTCGCGCTTGTTAGCCAAACTACTAGAAAAGTTGAGAAATTTATGCAGATCGCAAACTATCTCATGCTTCATGTAAAAGAGTTGCGCGTTTTTAACACGATCTGCAACGCGACATTTGAAAACCAAGAGGCTGCTAAAAATTTAGCAAAAAGAGCTGACGTGATGATAATAATCGGCGGAAAAAACAGCTCAAACACAAAACAACTCTACCTAATATCTAAAAATTTCTGCGAAGATAGCTATCTTATAGAAAGTGAAGAAGAGCTTGAAAGATCATGGTTTGAGGGCAAAAATTTGTGTGGTATAAGTGCGGGGGCTAGCACACCTGACTGGATCATACAAAAAGTCGTTGATAGAATCAAAAAAGTATAAAATTTATCCTAGCTAAAGCCACAATTAACTATAATAAGCCAATTTGCCTCTACTGGCATAATAAAATTTAAAGGATCAAGATGGCTGTGAACAAAAGTGTTCAATTAGGAAAAGCAAAAGACGAAGATATCGAAGATATTGATTTTGCTGCGATGTTAGAGGAGTCTTTTAAAAAGACTGAAGAAGATAGTGACGCAAAGATCGTCAGTATCAATGGTGATGAGGTTTTAATCGACGTTGGCAAGAAGTCAGAAGGCATTTTAAATGTTTCTGAAATCACTGACACAAACGGCAACCTGACGCATAAAGTTGGCGATACGATCAAAGTTGTAATAACTGGATCAAGAAATGGAAGACCTATAGTGTCGCACAAAAAAGCACTTAGAAAAGAGAAAGTTAAAGCTTTCATTGAAGCTTACGATCCTGAAAATTCTGGCGAAATCGACGTAAAAGTAGTTGGAAAAAATAAAGGTGGTTTTATCACTCAAGACGCAAATGGTGTAGAATTTTTCTTACCAAGAACGCACAGCGGATTTAAAAACGCTGAGGGCGTAGTTGGAAAATCATACAAAGTAAGAGTTATAAAAGTCGATAAAGAAGAGAACAGCATCGTTGTCTCAAGAAAGAAAATTTTAGATGACGACCGCAAAAAACGCAAAGAAGCCCTATCAAGCATAGTAGAAAACGATAGCGTTATAGAGGGCACAGTTAAAAAGATCACAACTTATGGTATGTTTGTTGATGTTGGCGGTGTAGACGGACTTGTGCACTACAGCGAGATAAGCTATAAAGGTCCAGTAAATCCTAGCTCTTTATACAAAGAAGGCGATAAAGTTTTAGTTAAAGTTATTAGCTATGACAATGAAAAACGCCATCTATCTCTATCTATCAAGGCAGCTACTCCAGATCCTTGGGAAGAGATCATAAGCGACGGTCTAGAAGTTGGCGACACTATAAAAGTAACAGTTAGCAACATCGAGCCTTATGGCGCATTTGTCGATCTTGGAAATGATATTGAAGGATTTTTACATATATCTGAAATTTCATGGGACAAAAATATCAAAAATCCAAAAGATCACATTAGCGAAGGTCAAGAGATCGATGTTGAGGTTATCGAAATAGACGCAAAAGGACACCGCTTAAGAGTGAGCCTTAAAAATTTACTTCCAAAGCCATTTGATGAATTTAAAGCTAAATTCAAAGAGGGCGACGTAGTAAAAGGTGTTGTGACAACTATCACAAATTTTGGTGCATTTGTTAGAGTAGGCTGCGTTGAGGGCTTGCTACACAACGAAGATGCATCTTGGGATAGAAATGACAAGTGCAAAGATATGTTTAAGGCTGGCGATGAGCTAGAAGTAAAGATCATCAAAATCGACAGCGCTGAGCAAAAAATTTCTCTAAGCCTAAAAGATCTAAAACAAAGCCCAGTTCAAGCATTTGCTAATAAATTTAGTGTAGGCGACATCGTAAAAGGAACGATCCGTGACATTAAAGACTTTGGCGTGTTTGTTGAGCTTGGCGATAATGTCGATGCGCTAATCCGCAAAGAAGATCTAGGTAGCGTAGATGCTAGCACGTTAAAGATCGGCGATGAGATCGAAGCTGCTATCGCATTTATCGATGAGAAGAAAAATAGAATTCGCCTAAGCATACGCCGTTTAGCAAAACAAAAAGAGCGTGAAGTGTTAAATGAGATCAACGACAACGATGATAAAGTAACACTTGGCGACATCATAAAAGAACAATTACGCTAGTATAAATGGGCAGACGCACGTTTTTATTAGTAGTTGTTCTGCTCTTTGTGATGTTAGGTTTGGTTGGAGTTTATCTTGTTAAATTTGCAAGCGTAAATTTCAGCCAAACTACTGAAAAAAATATTACAAGTGAGCAAAATATAACCAAAAACACAGCTGGCAGTGAAAACTGGATCAATGAGCTGGCAACTATTAAGAAAAAAGATTACGTATTGCCCGTAAATGAAATTTTTATAGAATACAACCGACCTAAGATAGAAAAGCCAAAGATCACAGCATATGAACTTATGATAGATAAAAATGACATCTACTCTATGTTTTGTTTGATGCAGACTTTGCGAAATAGCGAGGTTGATTTCACTGTAGTAAGAGATGGGGCTAAGAGCCAGATCTTTTTAAATACCCAAGACTCAAGGCTTTTGCAAAATATCATTTTGCAGCTAAGAGTTTACGATATCCACTCAAGTGTGAGAGAGGTAAAATTATGAAAACTATCATTGTTTGCGATGCGATACACCCAGTAGGTTTTGAACTTTTAAAAAAAGAACAAGATATAAATGTAATAGACGCAGTTAATACCCCAAAAGATGAGCTTTTAAAAATTTTAGGCGAGGCTGATGTAGCGATCACTAGAAGCTCGACTGAGGTGAATGAGGCGTTTTTAGAAGCTGGTAAGAAGCTAAAAGCTATCGTTAGAGCTGGTGTTGGCGTGGATAACGTTGATATAGATGGCTGTTCAAGAAGAGGCATCATCGCTATGAACGTCCCGACCGCAAATACTATCGCAGCAGTTGAGCTAACTATGGCGCACATGCTAGCAGCTGCAAGATCACTTGAATACGCTCACAACGATCTAAAACTAGATAGAATTTGGAAACGAGAGAAGTGGTATGGAGTTGAGCTTTTTAAGAAAAAGCTAGGCGTGATAGGTTTTGGTAACATCGGCTCAAGAGTAGCAGCTCGCGCAAAAGCTTTTGGCATGGATATCATCGCATACGATCCATATATCGATCCATCTAAAGTCATCGATATGGGTGGCACTTATACTAAAAATTTTGATGACATCTTGGCATGTGACTTCATTACGATCCACACTCCAAAGACTAAAGAGACCACCGATATGATCGGCGCTAAAGAGATAGCAAAGATGAAAGATGGCGTAAGGCTTATAAACTGCGCTAGAGGCGGTCTTTATAACGAAGAGGCACTTTATGAAGGGCTAAAAAGTGGCAAGATAGCATTTGCTGGTATTGACGTCTTTACAAAAGAGCCAGCGACAAGCCATCCGCTTCTTGATCTAAATAATGTAAGCGTCACGCCACACCTTGGGGCAAATACCCTTGAATCACAACGAAATATCGCAGTTGAGGCAGTCGAGCAAGCTATATTGGCAGCACGCGGTATAAGCTATCCAAACGCTTTAAATTTACCTATAAAAACAGAAGATCTACCGCCGTTTGTTGAGCCTTATATCGATCTTACAAGCAAGATGGCATTTCTTGCAGCTCAGATAAACAAAAGCGCGATCAAAGCTATCCGTATAGAGACTCACGGGCAGATTGGTGAATATGCAAATTCAATGCTAACTTTTGCAATCGTTGGCGCTTTAAAAGAGAGTCTTGGCGATGCGATAAACTACGTAAATGCTAAATTTTTATGCGACGAAAAAGGCATAACTACCGAAACTAGCACAGGTGGAGATAGTATCTTTAAAAACAAGATCACAGTTCGAATTACGACTGAAAATGGCATCGTAAGCGTTGGTGGCACGGTCTTTGGTGAAAATCAACAACGCATCGTAACCGTAAATGGCTTTAAGACTGACTTCAAGCCAAAAGGCAAGATGATCATCTTTAAAAACCACGACGTACCAGGCGTTATCGCTCAGATCAGTAAAATTTTAGCTGATGAGAAGATAAATATCGCAGACTTCCGTCTTGGTAGAGATGAGCACGGCATGGCGCTTGCGGTCATCTTGGTTGATGAACATATAAAAACAGAAACGCTAGAGAGATTAAACGCACTTGAAGCTTGTGTTTGGGCTCAATACGCAGTTATATAACAAATTACGAAAGGATAAAAAATGGCTTCATATTCAATGGGCGATCTAAAAAAGGGACTAAAGATCGAGATCGATGGCGTTCCTTATAAAATCGTAGAATATCAACACGTTAAACCGGGCAAGGGCGCAGCTTTTGTTCGTGCAAAGATCAAATCTTTTGTCGATGGAAAGGTTCTTGAAAAGACTTTTCACGCAGGCGATAAGTGCGAGCAGCCGCATCTTGAAGAAAAAGAGATGCAATACCTCTATGATGATGGTGAGTTTTGCCAGTTTATGGACACGACTACTTACGAGCAAGTTGCGATCAGCGACGAGGATGTGGGCGATGTTAAAAAATGGATGATCGATGGCATGATGGTTGAAATTTTATTTCACAACGGCAATGCTATCGGCGTTGAAGTGCCACAAGTAGTCGAGCTAAAGATAGTTGAAACTCCACCAAATTTCAAGGGTGACACACAAGGTGGCAAAAAGCCAGCTACTCTTGAGAGCGGCGCGGTAGTTCAGATACCATTTCACGTACTAGAAGGCGAGGTCATCCGCGTTGATACAGTTCGTGGCGAGTACATCGAGCGCGCAAATAAATAACCATACATCTGGCACGTTAAATTTATGAAAGAGAAATTTGACGAGCTTATCGCTCTGCTAAAGCCGCTATTTAAGGATAATGGTTTTAGCAAGAGCGCTTTAAATTTCTACAAAAATACCACAAATTTTATCTATGTTGTAAATTTTCAAAAAAGTAGTGGCAATAGCTCAGAGCGCACGAGATTTTATATAAATTGCGGCATTTACGCCCCTTTTATAGAGGCTACTCTTGGCAAAGAAGCGCTTAGCAAGCCAAAAGAGTATGAGTGCCATTACAGAGCCAGAATACATGAAATCACTCGCACATCTGCTTCACACTACGAGCTAGAGCCAGATAGTGACGTGGCTAAAATTTATGAAAATGTAGCAAACGATCTTGGCTTTGTTTTTAAATTTTTTGAGCAAAATAACTCTGAAGCAAATTTAATAGAGCTAATACTCGAACAAAACGGCCTTGCAGCGATAAATCAGCTCTACGAATATCTTTTGATAAAAGATAAATGTGAAATTTTGATCTCTCATGCCAAAAGGCTCTTCACAAAGCACGGCATTGAAGCAAGGTGGGGTAAATTTCAAAACCAGATAAACGAGCTGCTTAAAAAATATAAAAAAGATGAGATAAATTTTAAAGAGTAAATTTGGAGCAAAACGAGGCAGTTGCCTGCCCCGCTAGTTAGCATTAAGCCGACTTTTCTTTGAGATATTTGTTTATAAGAGTTGTGATCTCTTCGCCGTGTGGGAACCTTGACTCATCGTTTCCGATGCGATCCTTTTTAGAAAAGATAACGTTTCCATCAACCTCGACGATGAAATTTCCACCATCTCCTACAACCAACTCGACTCTTGCATCACTAAAGTTCGCTTTTATTTCATCTTCTACACGAGAAGCTACCGGACGATAGTTTCAAGAGTTGCAGTAAATAATTTTTACTTGCATGCTCTGTCCTTTCTTGTGAAATAAGCTTTGATTATATAAAATTTATCCTAACAAACAGATAACACAAGAAAGGACGATTTTATGAAAAAGGTAGCCGTAATCCTAGCTGATGGTTTTGAGGAGATCGAGGCGCTAACCTCCGTCGATGTTTTGCGTAGAGCTGGAGCTATAGCATCTATCGCTAGCTTGAAGGACGCGCAGATCAGAGGTGCTCACAATATAAATGTAAAAGCTGATGTCACACTTCGTGAGGTGGAGGAGCTAGGCTATGATGCGATCGTGCTTCCAGGAGGTCTGCCTGGTGCAGAAAATCTTGCAAATGACGCTAAGCTAAGGGAAATTTTGCAAGAATTTGATAAAAAAGGCAAGCTAATTTGTGCCATTTGTGCCGCTCCTATGGTGCTTGAGCGAGCACGTGTGCTTAAAGAGCATTTTGTTTGCTATCCTGGCTTTGAAGAAAATGTAAGAAGCGACAAAAGAGGCTACGTGAGCGATAAAAACGTGCTAAAAGATCAAAATATCATCACTGGCAAGGGGCCAGCTTTTTCTATGGAATTTGCGCTTTTTATAGTGAAAAATTTGCTTGGCGAAGAGGCCTATCTTAAAGTAAAAAATGATTTACTTTATAAATAGTTTATAAAAAAATTGTAATTTTTTATTTAATTATTCTACTTAAACTTAAGGATAAATTTTGTTTAGTGATAGATATTATAATGCCGTATTGTTGCGATTTATTGTATTTAAGGATATTTTTTAAAAATTTGTAATATTTTTCTTGATTTTTACATCTTTTTGACGGAAATAAGCTATTATTTCTCTAATCGATCAGATCGATAATTTTTTTAAGGAATAATCCTGTGAACATTTATGTAGGAAATTTGTCGTATAGAACGACAGAGGCAGAGTTGAAGGAAGCTTTTGCACAATTTGGTGAAGTAAGGCGCGCAAAAATCGTAAAAGATAGAGAAACAGACCGCTCAAAGGGCTTTGGCTTTGTTGAAATGGACGACGCGAACGAGGGCCAAAAGGCGATCGACGCACTAAATGAAAAAGAACTTGGCGGACGCACTTTAAGAGTAAATGAGGCTAGACCAAGGGATTAATGACTATTTGCCACCATCTGGTGGCATAGTCTCGCGCATAGCTCCGACACCAAGTGGCTATCTACACGCTGGCAACGCCTACAATTTCATCTTGACTTACCTTTTGACGCGCTCACTGAGCGGTGTTTTGCACTTAAGGATTGATGATTATGACCTTGGCAGATACCGGCGCGAATTTGTTCAAAATATCTTTGACGTTTTAGAATTTTTAGGGCTTTGCTATGACAAAGGTGCTAAAAGCATAGACGACTTTGAGCAAAATTTTAGCTTCAAAACAAGAGCCAAAAGATATGAAAACGCACTTAAAAAGCTAGATGAAATTTACATTTGTGAGTGCACAAGAGCCACAAAAGATGCCTATAAAAACGGCATTTACACTAAAATTTGCAAAGATAAAAAGCTAAAATTTATAAAAGATAAAACCGCTATTAGACTAAGCGTGGATGAAAATGATGAGCTTGGCAGGCAAGTGGCAGCGCAGATGGGCGATTTTGTCATTTACAAAAAGGATTTTACCCCAGCTTACAACTTCGCAAGCGTCATAGACGATGAGGATATGGGAGTAAATTTAGTGGTTAGAGGCGAGGACCTGCTGCCTTGCACGCTAGCTCAAAGATACCTTGCAAAAAGGCTAAATTTTAGCTTTTTAAATGCTAAATTTATCCACCACAAGCTACTTTTAGACGGAGCCAAAAAGCTTTCTAAAAGCTCCAAGTCGCCACCAATAGATCTAAGTCAAAGTCCTCAAATTTACTACAAAATGTTAGCAAATGATCTTGGACTAAATTTAAGCTCAGCAGATAAAATTTCAAACTTGCTTTATGAATTTATGCTTAAAAATATAGCTGAGAGGTTGATGAACTCTAAAAATTTGATATAAATTTAGATATGTAGTGCTGGTGTTATTGTTTGCACTATTTTGCAAATTTTAAAACTTTCATTCACTCGCAAGAATTGACTACTAAAATTTAGCTTCGCTTAGCGCTTAGCTCAAATTTTAAAGCCGAAATTACTCGTTCATAAATTTTTAAAATTTGCCTACACTTGCCTGACGATAAAACGCATGCAGTGCGTCAGCGCTATTGCATGCCACCTCTAACGTGCGAGAGGTTTGGGGGGATTTAAAAAGGGGGATAAGGGGACGGCTTTGCTTCGCAAGCTCGCAACTGCAAGCAGAGCGTAATTCAAGCCTCTTCCCCCTTAACAAGAAAAACAAACATTTAAATTTGATTAGATTGCTTTGCAAATTTTAAATTTTCACTCACTCGCAAGAATTGACTACTAAAATTTGGCTTTGCTTGCAGCTTAGCTCAAATTTTAGAGCCGAAATTACTCGCTTATGAAATTTTAAAATTTGCTGGAAATTTCTTAAAAATAAATCGCATGCAGTGCGCTAGCACTAAAGCATGCCCTTTCAACGTGCGAGGGGATTGGGGGATTTAAAAAGGGGGATAAGGGGACGGCCTCGTAATTCAAGTCCCCTTGTCTCCCTTTTGGATAAAAGAGTTTTTAAATTTAAGGTCTGTATTTTTAAAAGAGAAATTTGCTATTTTGTAAATTTTAAAATTTCATTCACTCGCAAGAATTGACTACTAAAATTTGGCTTCGCTTGCAGCTTAGCTCAAATTTTAGAGCCGAAATTACTCGCTCATGAAATTTTAAAATTTGCTGGAATTTCAATAAAATGTATGCATCGCAAAGCAAATTTTAAAATCTTACTCACTCGCCTTAGCAGACTACTAAATTTAAAGCCGTGATTTGCCGGCTCTAATTTTAAAATTTGTCAAACGCTAAATAGCGCAGTGTTACAGCATAATCGCGCGCTTTGCTCTTGCTATAGACTGAAAAATCTCTAAATTTTAAAGCTATCATTAAGCTATCATCAAGCGCCTTATTAGCCAAAATTTTGTAAAATCCGCTCATTAAAAAGGATAAAAAATGAGTGAAAATTCTGGCTTTACACACCTACATTTACACACCGAATACTCCCTACTAGACGGAGCAAACAAGATAGAAGAGCTAGCTCATACGCTCCATGACAGAGGCGACACGGCAGCAGCGATCACAGATCACGGCAACATGTTTGGCGCGATTGATTTTTACAAAAAGATGAAAAAAAATGGGATAAAACCGCTAATTGGCATTGAGGCATACGTGCATAACGGCGAACAGCTCGATGACAAGAGCACCAAACAGCGCTTTCACCTCATCCTAATCGCCAAAAACGAGACCGGCTATAAAAATCTGATGTATCTTAGCTCCATGAGCTATATCGAGGGCTTTTACTACTATCCTCGTATCAATAAAAAAATTTTAAAAGAGCATAGCGAGGGCCTAGTTTGCAGCTCTGCTTGCTTGCAGGGCGAGGTGAGCTGGCATCTAAATTTAAGCGACCGTAACGTCAAATTTGGCGCTAAAGGCTACGAGCGGGCAAAAGAGGTCGCGCTTGAATATAAAGAAATTTTTGGCGATGACTTTTACCTTGAGATCATGCGCCACGGCATCGGCGATCAAAGGCGCATAGATGATGACATTTTGCGTATCGCAAAAGAGACTGGCATCAAGGTCATCGCCACAAATGACACCCACTACACTTTTAAAGAAAGAGCCGCTGCACACGAGGTTTTCATGTGCATCGCGATGAACAAAACCTTAGACGATCCAAACCGCCTTCGCCACAGCGTCCATGAGTTTTTTGTTAAAAGCAAAGAGCAGATGAATGAGCTATTTTTAGATATCCCTGAAGTGATAGAAAATACCCAAGAGATCGTGGATAAGTGCAACCTTGAGATCAAGCTTGGCAACCCAACTCCGCCAAATTTTAAATTTACTCTTGAGTGCGCTAAGGAGAGAAATTTGACCCTCCCAGAGCCAGAAAACAGATATAGCTTCAAAAATGACGCTGTATTTTTTGAGCATGAGTGTAGAAAGGGTCTTGAAGAGAGGCTGAAATTTGTCCCTGAAAATTTACACGAAGAGTATAGAAAGCGCCTTGAGATAGAGATCGGCATCATCAATAAGATGAATTTCCCAGGATATATGATGATCGTTTGGGACTTCATCAACGAAGCCAAGCGCAGAGGCGTGCCAGTTGGCCCAGGACGTGGCTCCGCGGCTGGTAGCTTGGTCGCTTACTCGCTAAAGATCACCGACCTTGATCCTATCCCATACAACCTGCTTTTTGAGAGATTTCTAAACCCAGAGCGCGTTAGCATGCCAGATATCGACGTGGATTTTTGCCAGAGCAGACGCGGCGAGATCATCGACTACGTCACGCAAAAATACGGTAAATTTAACGTTGCTGGCGTTATTACATTTGGTAAATTGCTCGCAAAGGGTGTCATTAGAGATGTCGCTAGAGTCTGCGACATGCCTTATGCGGAGGCTGATGCGATGGCAAAGCTTATCCCTGATGAGCTTAACATCACGCTAAAAGACGCCTACGAGAAAGAGCCAAAGATAGCTGAGCTAATCAGTCAAAATCCAAAGGCGGCAAAAATTTGGAAATTTGCCCTTGATCTTGAGGGGCTAAACAGAAACGCAGGTCAGCACGCAGCGGGTGTCGTCATCTCAAACGAAGAGCTTTGGAATAAAACCCCGCTATTTCGCCAGCCAAACAGCCCAGAAGATCGCTTTGTGACGCAGTATAGCCTCAAATACCTTGAAGACGTTGATTTAATAAAATTTGACTTTCTTGGCCTTAAGACGCTAACGGTTATCGACAATGCGATCAAACTCGTTAAACAGCGCACTGGCAGAGACATCATCTGGGAGCAGGTCGATAAAAACGACTCTGGCGTTTATAAAATGATACAAAGTGGCCAAGCCATCGGCATCTTTCAGATAGAGGGCGAGGGCATGAGAAAGCTAGGAACTAGCCTGCGCCCAGACTGCTTTGAGGATATCGTCGCGATGCTAGCACTCTACCGACCAGGACCGATGGAGAGTGGTATGCTTGATGACTTCGTCAAAAGAAAACATGGCGAGGCGGAGATAACATACGCATTTAAGGAGCTTGAGCCGATCCTTGCGCCAACATACGGCGTCATCGTCTATCAAGAACAAGTCATGCAGATCGTGCAAGCCATAGGCGGCTTTAGTCTTGGTGGGGCGGACCTTGTGCGCCGTGCGATGGGTAAAAAGATCAAAGAGGAGATGGATAGGCTAAAGGGCGAGTTTGTAAAAGGCGCTGAGGCTAAGGGGCTAAATGGCCA is a genomic window of Campylobacter concisus containing:
- a CDS encoding 4-hydroxy-3-methylbut-2-enyl diphosphate reductase; this translates as MKIELASSYGFCFGVKRAIKIAENAGDAATIGPLIHNNEEINRLEKNYNVKTLEGIDELKDEKKAIIRTHGITKNDLAELKKTDIKVIDATCPFVTKPQQICEKMSEEGYDVVIFGDMHHPEVKGVKSYAKGNVYVVLEESELEGIKFKQKVALVSQTTRKVEKFMQIANYLMLHVKELRVFNTICNATFENQEAAKNLAKRADVMIIIGGKNSSNTKQLYLISKNFCEDSYLIESEEELERSWFEGKNLCGISAGASTPDWIIQKVVDRIKKV
- a CDS encoding RNA recognition motif domain-containing protein; this translates as MNIYVGNLSYRTTEAELKEAFAQFGEVRRAKIVKDRETDRSKGFGFVEMDDANEGQKAIDALNEKELGGRTLRVNEARPRD
- the aroA gene encoding 3-phosphoshikimate 1-carboxyvinyltransferase, with amino-acid sequence MRIYPLEKSLNLTIDDIAADKSISHRCAMFSLLSDKPSRVRNYLRAGDTLNTLKIVELLGAKVEDNGAEIIITPPQKIKEPNEILECGNSGTAMRLFMGLLAAQDGFFVLSGDKYLNSRPMARIAKPLNEMGAKIDGANNANNAPLCIRGTRFERFSFESKIASAQVKSALLLAALYSNGCKFSEPELSRDHTERMLAGMGADIKRDGLEITLEPMKAPLAPLDIDVPNDPSSAFFFAVAALIIPNSHIILKNILLNKTRIEAYKVLEKMGAEIKFHKTSSKYEDIGDIEVRYSPNLKGVEVSENISWLIDEAPALAIAFACAKGQSKLTNAKELRVKESDRIAVTINALKQCGIGASELEDGFIIIGSETKFATIDSHGDHRIAMSFAILGLKCGMQIEKSEFIATSFPNFAEILKKMGAKVEDRAC
- a CDS encoding SelT/SelW/SelH family (seleno)protein produces the protein MQVKIIYCNSUNYRPVASRVEDEIKANFSDARVELVVGDGGNFIVEVDGNVIFSKKDRIGNDESRFPHGEEITTLINKYLKEKSA
- a CDS encoding glutamate--tRNA ligase family protein, translating into MRLDQGINDYLPPSGGIVSRIAPTPSGYLHAGNAYNFILTYLLTRSLSGVLHLRIDDYDLGRYRREFVQNIFDVLEFLGLCYDKGAKSIDDFEQNFSFKTRAKRYENALKKLDEIYICECTRATKDAYKNGIYTKICKDKKLKFIKDKTAIRLSVDENDELGRQVAAQMGDFVIYKKDFTPAYNFASVIDDEDMGVNLVVRGEDLLPCTLAQRYLAKRLNFSFLNAKFIHHKLLLDGAKKLSKSSKSPPIDLSQSPQIYYKMLANDLGLNLSSADKISNLLYEFMLKNIAERLMNSKNLI
- a CDS encoding 30S ribosomal protein S1; protein product: MAVNKSVQLGKAKDEDIEDIDFAAMLEESFKKTEEDSDAKIVSINGDEVLIDVGKKSEGILNVSEITDTNGNLTHKVGDTIKVVITGSRNGRPIVSHKKALRKEKVKAFIEAYDPENSGEIDVKVVGKNKGGFITQDANGVEFFLPRTHSGFKNAEGVVGKSYKVRVIKVDKEENSIVVSRKKILDDDRKKRKEALSSIVENDSVIEGTVKKITTYGMFVDVGGVDGLVHYSEISYKGPVNPSSLYKEGDKVLVKVISYDNEKRHLSLSIKAATPDPWEEIISDGLEVGDTIKVTVSNIEPYGAFVDLGNDIEGFLHISEISWDKNIKNPKDHISEGQEIDVEVIEIDAKGHRLRVSLKNLLPKPFDEFKAKFKEGDVVKGVVTTITNFGAFVRVGCVEGLLHNEDASWDRNDKCKDMFKAGDELEVKIIKIDSAEQKISLSLKDLKQSPVQAFANKFSVGDIVKGTIRDIKDFGVFVELGDNVDALIRKEDLGSVDASTLKIGDEIEAAIAFIDEKKNRIRLSIRRLAKQKEREVLNEINDNDDKVTLGDIIKEQLR
- a CDS encoding DJ-1 family glyoxalase III; this encodes MKKVAVILADGFEEIEALTSVDVLRRAGAIASIASLKDAQIRGAHNINVKADVTLREVEELGYDAIVLPGGLPGAENLANDAKLREILQEFDKKGKLICAICAAPMVLERARVLKEHFVCYPGFEENVRSDKRGYVSDKNVLKDQNIITGKGPAFSMEFALFIVKNLLGEEAYLKVKNDLLYK
- the serA gene encoding phosphoglycerate dehydrogenase translates to MMKTIIVCDAIHPVGFELLKKEQDINVIDAVNTPKDELLKILGEADVAITRSSTEVNEAFLEAGKKLKAIVRAGVGVDNVDIDGCSRRGIIAMNVPTANTIAAVELTMAHMLAAARSLEYAHNDLKLDRIWKREKWYGVELFKKKLGVIGFGNIGSRVAARAKAFGMDIIAYDPYIDPSKVIDMGGTYTKNFDDILACDFITIHTPKTKETTDMIGAKEIAKMKDGVRLINCARGGLYNEEALYEGLKSGKIAFAGIDVFTKEPATSHPLLDLNNVSVTPHLGANTLESQRNIAVEAVEQAILAARGISYPNALNLPIKTEDLPPFVEPYIDLTSKMAFLAAQINKSAIKAIRIETHGQIGEYANSMLTFAIVGALKESLGDAINYVNAKFLCDEKGITTETSTGGDSIFKNKITVRITTENGIVSVGGTVFGENQQRIVTVNGFKTDFKPKGKMIIFKNHDVPGVIAQISKILADEKINIADFRLGRDEHGMALAVILVDEHIKTETLERLNALEACVWAQYAVI
- a CDS encoding DUF4304 domain-containing protein, encoding MKEKFDELIALLKPLFKDNGFSKSALNFYKNTTNFIYVVNFQKSSGNSSERTRFYINCGIYAPFIEATLGKEALSKPKEYECHYRARIHEITRTSASHYELEPDSDVAKIYENVANDLGFVFKFFEQNNSEANLIELILEQNGLAAINQLYEYLLIKDKCEILISHAKRLFTKHGIEARWGKFQNQINELLKKYKKDEINFKE
- the efp gene encoding elongation factor P — protein: MASYSMGDLKKGLKIEIDGVPYKIVEYQHVKPGKGAAFVRAKIKSFVDGKVLEKTFHAGDKCEQPHLEEKEMQYLYDDGEFCQFMDTTTYEQVAISDEDVGDVKKWMIDGMMVEILFHNGNAIGVEVPQVVELKIVETPPNFKGDTQGGKKPATLESGAVVQIPFHVLEGEVIRVDTVRGEYIERANK